From the genome of Streptacidiphilus sp. PB12-B1b:
CACGGCCGTGCTCACCGCGCAGTGGCGAGCCGACCTTCTCGCGGCGCTGCGCTGACCGGCGGCCCGTCCGGGCGCACCGTCTCCCGCCACAGCCGGCGGCCGGAGACCAGCGCCGCCGCCAGCAGCAGCAGGTTCCGCAGCACCAGCGCGGTACTGCCCAGCAGCCGGAAGTGCATCACGTCCGAGAACAGCAGCGGGAACTCCAGGAAGGTGAACGCCCCGGCGGCCAGCAGCAGCCAGGCCACCGGACGCTGCGTCGTCCTGGGCGAGGCCAGGCACACCGCGGCCAGGCCCACCAGCCACACCAGGTACTGCGGGCTGATCACCCGGCTGGTCACCACGAACAGCAGCAGCGCGGTCAGCGCCGCGTCCGCCGGGGTCGCGGGCGTCCAGCGCCGCGCCCGGGCCCGCCACAGCAGCAGCCAGCCGAACGCGCCCACCGACAGCGCCACCATCAGCCGGCCGACCAGCGCGACGCCCGGGCCCAGCAGCTCCACCGAGCCGTAGTTCATCGCCGCCGTGCCGTGCCAGCCCAGCAGCCGGGCCGCCTCGAACGGCAGCGCGCCCAGCGACTCGACCTCCACCCCGCGGTTCTCCTGGAACCCGAGGAAGGAGAACGCGCCGTTCATGGTCACCGCGAAGACGAAGCCCAGCGCCAGTGCCGAGACCGCCACCGCCGCCACCGCGTCCCTGGTCCGGCGGCCCCTCGGCGTGCCGACCACGGTCAGCACCGGCCACACCTTCAGCATCGCGCCGACCCCCGCCAGCACCCCGCCCAGCACCGGGCGCCGGGCCGAGGCCAGCAGCCCGCCGACCGCGACCACGGTCACCACCAGGTCGAACCGGCAGTAGACGGTCGGCCCCAGCAGCGGCACGCCCAGCACCCACAGCCACAGCCCGGCGCCGCTGCCGCCGCGCCGCCGGGCCCGCGCCAGCAGCAGCGCCGCCAGCGCGTCGCAGGCGGTCACCACGGTCAGGAAGCCGGTGAAGTACGACCAGGGCAGCCAGCAGGGCAGCAGCATCACCGCCGCCGCCAGCGGTGGGTACTGCCAGGTCATGTCGTCCAGCGGGAAGGTGCCGGTCTGCAGCACCTGCGCCCAGCCCTGGTAGATGACCTTGACGTCGGTGGTCAGCGCCAGGCTGCCGAGCGGCAGCACGTCCAGCACCGCCAGCAGCACCACCGCCCGGGTGGCCGCCCACACCAGCAGCGGCGCCCAGCGCCGGGCCCGGCCGCCGCCCGTGCCGGTGCCTGGGCCGCTGCCGCCGCCGCGCTCGCGGCTGCCGCTCTCGATGCCGGTCTCGCTGTGGCTGCCGATGGGGGTCCTCGCCGGGTCTGGGGACGGGCTTCGCCGCACCGCGGCCGTGCTGCCCTATCGTACGGATCACCAACCGCCGCACCGTGGACCTCGAAGGGCAAGCCGCCAGCGCATGGAGAAGACGCTCATCGTCACCAACGACTTCCCGCCCCGCCCCGGCGGCATCCAGACCTTCGTCCACAACATGGCCGTGCGGATGCCCGCCGACAAGATCGTGGTGTACGCCTCCACCTGGCGCGACGGCCGCGAGGCCGCCCGCTTCGACGCCGAGCAGCCGTTCCAGGTGGTCCGCGACCGCACCACCATGCTGCTGCCCACGCCCCGGGTGACCCGCCGCGCCGCCGAGATCCTGCGGGCGGAGGGCTGCGGCTCGGTGTGGTTCGGCGCCGCCGCGCCGCTCGGGCTGGCCGCGCCCGCGCTGCGCCGGGCCGGGGCCGGGCGGCTGCTGGGCATGACCCACGGCCACGAGGCGGCCTGGGCGCAGCTGCCCGGCTCCCGGCAGCTGCTGCGCCGGATCGGGGCCGGCACCGACGCCCTCACCTACCTCGGCGAGTACACCCGGGCCCGGATCGCCGCCGCGGTCGGCCCGGAGGCGGCGGCGCGGATGCGGCAGATCCCGCCGGGCGTGGACGAGAAGACCTTCCACCCGGACTCCGGCGGCGCGCAGCTGCGGGCCCGGCTGGGGCTGGCCGACCGGCCGGTGGTGGTCTGCGTCTCCCGGCTGGTCCGGCGCAAGGGGCAGGACACGCTGATCCGGGCGCTGCCCGGGGTGCTGGCGAAGGAGCCGGACACGGTGCTGCTGATCGTCGGCGACGGGCCCTACCGGGCGGAGCTGGAGAAGCTGGCCGAGGCCGTCGGAGTGGCCGGCTCGGTGCGGTTCACCGGGGCGGTGCCCTGGGCCGAGCTGCCCGCGCACTACGGCGCCGGGGACGTCTACGCCATGCCCTGCCGCACCCGGCGCGGCGGCCTGGACGTGGAGGGCCTGGGCATCGTCTACCTGGAGGCGTCCGCCACCGGCCTGCCGGTGGTCGCCGGGGACTCCGGCGGCGCGCCGGACGCGGTGCTGGAGGGCGAGACCGGCTACGTCGTCCCCGGGCGTGACCCCGAAGCGCTGGTGGACCGGCTGGTGACGCTGGTTCAGGACGCCCCGCTGCGGGCGCGGATGGGCGCGCGCGGGCGCGCCTGGGTGGAGCAGAGCTGGCGCTGGGACCTGCTGGCGGGCCGGCTGGCGGCGCTGCTGTAGCCGCCGCCGACCGGCCCCGCCGACCCGTGCGGCCGGTCAGCGCGAGGCGTACAGGGCCTCGACGTCCGCGTCGAAGTCCTTCAGCACGATCGCCCGCTTCAGCTTCAGCGAGGGGGTGATGTGGCCGGACTCCTCGGACAGCACGGTGTCCAGGATCCGGAACTTCTTCACCGCCTCGGCGTGCGACACCGCCGCGTTGCCGTCGTCGATCGCGGTCTGGACGGCGGCCAGCAGGTCCGGATCGTCCATCAGCTCGGCGACGGTGGCCCCGGCGGGCTTGTTGTTGAGCTTCTTCCAGGTCGGGAAGAACTCCGGGTCGATGGTGATCAGGCAGGCGATGAAGGGTCTGCGGTCGCCGACCACCATGCACTCGCCGATCAGCGGGTACGCCCGGATGCGGTCCTCGATCACGGCCGGGGCGACGTTCTTGCCGCCGGCGGTGACGATGATCTCCTTCTTGCGGCCGGTGATGGTCAGGTAGCCCTGGTCGTCCAGCGAGCCGACGTCGCCGGTGGAGAACCAGCCGTCGTGCAGCGCCTCGGCGGTGGCCTCCGGGTTCTGCCAGTAGCCGGTGAACACCTGCGGGCCCTTCAACAGCACCTCGCCGTCGTCGGCGATCCGGATCGCCGAGCTGGGCAGCGGGCGGCCGACGCTGCCGATCCGGGCCGCGTCGTACGGGTTGAAGGCGGTCGCCGCGCAGGTCTCGGTCAGGCCGTAGCCCTCCAGCACGGTGAAGCCGACGCCGCGGAAGAAGTGCCCCAGCCGCTCGCCCAGCGGCGCGCCGCCGGAGATGGCGTGGGTGGCCCGGCCGCCCAGCGCGGCCCGCAGCTTGCCGTAGACCAGCGCGTCGAAGACCCGGTGCTGGAGCCGGAGCAGCAGCGGCACCCGGCCGGTGTCCTGGGCCCGGCTGTAGGCGATGGCGACCTCGGCGGCCCGGTCGAAGATCTTGCCCTTGCCCTCGCTCTGGGCCTTGGCCCGGGCCGAGTTGTAGACCTTCTCGAACACCCGGGGGACGCCCAGGATCAGCGTCGGCTTGAAGTTCGCCAGCTCGGTGACGACGTCCTTGATGTCCGGCAGGTGGCCCAGCCGGATCGGGGCCATCAGCGCGCCGATCTCCGCGATCCGGCCCAGTACGTGCGCCTCGGGCAGGAACAGCAGCAGCGAGGAGTCGCCGGTGGTGAACAGCGCCTCCATCCGGGCGACGATGTTGCCCAGCTCCGACATGAAGTTGGAGTGGGTCAGCTGGCAGCCCTTGGGGCGGCCGGTGGTGCCGGAGGTGTAGACGATGGTGGCGATGGTGTCCGGGCCCAGCGCCGCGCGGCGCTCCTCGATCACCTCGTCGGCGACCTCGGCGCCCAGCCGGGTCAGGTCGGACAGCGCGCCCGCCTCGATCTGCCACACCTCGCGCAGCGCGGGCAGCCGCTCGCGGATCGAGCCCACCACGGCCTCGTGCCGGGGCAGCTCGGTGATGCAGGCCACCGCGCCGGAGTCGCCCAGCATCCACTCGACCTGCTCGGCCGAGGAGGTCTCGTACACCGGGACGGTGATCGCGCCCGCGCACCAGATGGCGAAGTCCAGCAGCGTCCACTCGTACCGGGTGCGGGACATCAGCGCGACCCGGTCGCCCTGGCCGACACCGGCGGCGATCAGGCCCTTGGCGGCGGCGCGGACCTCGGCGAGGAACTCGGTCGCGGTGAAGTCCTGCCACTGGCCGTCGATCTTGCCGCTGACCACGGCGACGTCGGGATGGCGCTCCGCGTTGCGGTGGATGAGATCGGTGAGGTCTGCGCCACTCGGCACCTCGTACAGGGCCGGAAGGCTGAACTCGCGCACGGCTGCTCCTCGATCTGCGACGCTGCTGCGGGACGCCAGGACGTTACTGCCGGGTAGGGATGCGCGGATAGAGGCGCACGAGAATATGTTCCCAGTGTCACATTCCCGTGAGCGGCGCATTTCCGGAACATTCACGGTTCGTGCCCCGCGCCCGTACCCGGCCGCGCATGCGTCCGGGGCGAACATTACGGCAGTGTGAAGCCGACCCGACGGCAAGGTCCCGGTCGTCCTAAGGTGACTGCCATGAGGGTGCATGTGGTCAGCGACGTACACGGCAACAGCGAGGCACTGGCGCGGGCCGGGGAGGGCGCGGACGCCACCCTGTGCCTGGGCGACCTGATCCTCTTCCTCGACTACGCCGACCACTCCCGGGGCATCTTCCCCGACCTCTTCGGCGCGCAGAACGCCGGCCGCATCGTCGCCCTACGCAACGCCCGGCGGTTCCAGGAGGCCCGGGAGTTCTCCCGCAGGCTGTGGGCCGCGCTGCCGGTCGACCGCGAGCAGGCCACCGAGGCCGCCGTCCGCCGCCAGTACGCGCAGCTCTTCGCCGCCTTCCCCACCCCCACCTACGCCACCTACGGCAACGTCGACATCCCCCGGCTGTGGCCCGAGTTCGCCCGCGAGGGGGTGACCGTGCTGGACGGTCAGGTGGTCGAGCTGGGCGGGCGCACCTTCGGCTTCGTCGGCGGCGGGCTGCCCTCGCCCATGCGCACCCCCTACGAGGTGGACGAGGAGACCTACGCGGCCAAGATCGCCGCCGTGGGCGCGGTGGACGTGCTGTGCTGCCACATCCCGCCCGCCGTGCCCGAGCTGACCTACGACACCGTGGCCCGCCGGTTCGAGCGCGGCAGCGAGGCCGTGCTGGACGCCATCCACCGCAACCGACCGGGCCACGTCCTGTTCGGACACGTCCACCAGCCGCTGGCGCAGCGGATGCGGATCGGCCGCACCGAGTGCGTCAACGTCGGCCACTTCCGCTCGACGGGACGGCCGTGGGTCCTGGAGTGGTGACGCGATAGCCTTCCAGGGTCAAGCGAGGCATGTCGAGACGCGGAGGCCACCCGATGGCGGAGCACACCAGGTCGAGCACCACGATCGATGCGGCACCCGCCCAGGTCATGGCGGTCATCGCGGACTTCGCTGCCTACCCGGAGTGGACCGGCGAGGTCAAGGAGGTCGAGGTGCTGGGCACGGACGCCGACGGCCGCGCCCGGCAGGTCCGGCTGCTGCTCGACGCCGGCGCGATCAAGGACGAGCACGTCCTCGCCTACACCTGGGACGGCGACCGCGAGGTCAGCTGGACCCTGGTCAAGAGCCAGATGCTGAAGTCGCTGGACGGCTCGTACACCCTCGCCGCCACCCGCTCCGGCGGCACCGAGGTCACCTACCAGCTCGCGGTCGACGTCAAGATCCCGATGCTGGGCATGATCAAGCGCAAGGCCGAGAAGGTCATCATCGACCGGGCCCTGGCCGGGCTGAAGAAGCGGGTGGAGACGGCCGGCTCCGCCGACCCCGAGGCCGCCGCGGCCGGTCCGGCCGCGACCGGGCCCGCCGGGTCCGAGGGCTGATGGCCGCCGCCGGCCCGAGCACCGTCCTGGTCACCGGGGGCGGCGGCAGCGGGCGCAGCACCCTCGCCGCCGCCACCGCGCGGCTCGCCGCCGAGAGCGGCCTGCGGACGCTGCTGCTCGCCGCCGACGACCCGCACCGCACCCTGGACCGGCTGCTCGGCGCCGAGCTGCGCCCGGAGCCGGCCGAGCTGTGCCCGGGCCTGTTCGCCGCCCGGCTCGACCAGCAGGCCGCCTTCCGCGACGCCGCCGAACGGCTGCTGGGGCGGGCCAAGCCGCTGTTCGACCTGCTCGGTGTGGAACCACTGGACCGGGACGAGATCAGTGCTCTCCCGGGCGCGGCGCACCTGGCCCTGCTCGACGCGCTGCGCACCCGCTCCGCCTGGGACGCCGTGGTCGTGGACGCGCCCCCGGTCGCCGAACTGCTGGCCGCGCTGGCGCTGCCCAAGCAGCTGGACCGCTACCTGGCCCGGCTGCTCCCGGACGAGCAGCGCCAGGCCGCCCGCGCCCTGCGCCCCATGCTGGCCGCCTTCGCCGGGGTGCCCATGCCCGCCGACTGGCTGTTCGAGGCCCGCGCCTGGGCCGCCGCCGAGCTGGCCGCCATCCGTACCGTCGTCGACGCCCCCGGCACCACGGTCCGGCTGGTGGTGGACGCCGCCGCCGGGCCGCAGGCCGCCGCCGCGCTGCGCTCGGCCCGGGCCGGGCTGGCGCTGCACGGCGCCCGGGTCGAGTCGGTCACCGTCAACCGGCTGCTGCCGGACGGCGAGGACCCGTTCCTGGCCTCGCTGCACCAGGCCCAGCAGCGGCAACTCGCCGCGCTGGAGCGGGAATGGGACGTCCCGGTGCACCCGGTGGCGCACCTCGGCCGGGAGCCGCAGGGCTGGGCCGACCTGGCGGCGCTGGCCGCCCCCGACGCGCTGCGGCTCGCCCCCGCGTCCGGGCAGCCGGTCGCGGGGCCCGCCGGGTGGCCGGTGGAGGACCTGCTCGGCACCGAGGAGCGGGTGCTGGTGTGGCGCATCCCGCTGCCCGGCGCCGAGCGCGGCGAGCTCGACCTGGTGCGCCGGGGCGACGAGATGCTGCTGGCCGTCGGCCCGTACCGGCGGACCCTGCTGCTGCCCTCGGCGCTGCGACGCTGCACGGTGGCCGGCGCCGCCCTGCGCGACGGCGAGCTGGGCGTGCGGTTCGCCCCCGATCCCCGGCTCTGGCCGCGCTGACACCGGCCCGGCGCCGGGCTTGCCGGGCGGGCCGCCGGGCAGGCTGGGAAGTGCCACCAGAACACCGACGTGCCAGGCAGGTTCGGGTAGCGTCGCAGGAGAGCGACTCTCTCCCCCTCCGAAGGAGCAGACTATGACGACCGCCGACGACCGCAACGGCGAGGACGTGTGGGCTCGGGCCGTGGCCGAGGACGCCGAGCAGCAGGAGCGGGAGCAGGCGCAGGCGCGGGCCGAGCAGGCCCGCGGCGCGGCGCAGGCCGAGCAGGCCGAGCAGCCGACCGGGCCGGAGCCGACCGCAGCGCAGTCGGCCGAGCCGGAGCCGACCGAGGCGGCCGGACCGACCGGTGAGGCCGCCGGGGAGGCCGCCGCCGACGGCCGCTCCCCGGCCGCCGAACTCTTCGGCCCTGAACTCGCGCCGCTGGTCGACGAGGTGCGCCGGTTCGCGGCCGCGGTCGGCGACCGGGTGGACGAGGCGGCCTCCGCGCTGGGGGCCGGCGAGGGCATCCGCGGGCTGCAGCAGTTGGCCGCCCCGCTCCGGGGCAAGCACCCCGAGGTGTACGGACACCTGATCGCCGCGGGTGGTGAGCTGCTGGCCGCCTACCGCGCCGCCGTGGCCGCCTCCGAGCGCCGCTGGACGGCCGGCAAGCCCTCCGGGACCGAGCACATCGATCTTGACTGAACGCTACCGGTGGGTATGCGATGAAAGGGCCCTTGGCTACGACTTCTGAAGGCGAGCCAGGCTAACTGAATCTCTCTGTCTTCGGCTAATGTACGCACAGGTGTGTACCGGCCCCGGTGCGGGCGGGTACCGTACCGCCCAGCGGGGAAGCCAGCGGAGACTGAGGGACACATGGGACTGACCATCGGCGTGGACGTCGGGGGGACCAAGATCGCGGCCGGAGTCGTCGACGAGAACGGCGCGATCCTGGCCCGGACGAGGGTGCCCACACCGGCGGATCCGCAGTGGGCCGTGGGCGCCATCGCGGACGCGGTCAAGGAGCTCCGCGCCGAGCACCAGCAGATCACCGCGGTCGGCGTCGGTGCGCCCGGCTACATCGACCGAGGCCGCTCCACCGTCCTCATGGCTCCCAACATCAACTGGGAGAACGAGCCGCTGAAGGCCCGGATAGAGGACCTGGTCCACCTGCCGACGGTGATCGAGAACGACGCCAACGCGGCGGCCTGGGGCGAGTTCCGCTTCGGGGCGGCCGCCCGGCACGACGACATGATCATGATCACCGTGGGCACCGGCATCGGCGGCGGCATCGTCATCGACGGCCGGATGCACCGCGGCGCCTTCGGCGTCGCCGGGGAGATCGGCCACCTCAACATGGTCCCCGACGGCCTGCCCTGCGGCTGCGGCAGCAAGGGCTGCTGGGAGCAGTACGCCTCCGGCCGGGCCCTGCGCCGCTACGGCCGCGAGCGCGCCGCCGCCGAGCCCGTCCTCGGCAAGCGGCTGCTGGAGCTGAACGAGGGCGTCGCCGACACCATCACCGGCAGCCAGATCACCCAGGCCGCCGAGGAGGGCGACCAGCTCTCGCTGGACGTCTACGAGGAGCTCGCCGACTGGCTCGGCCGCGGCATGGCCGACCTGGCCTCGCTGTTCGACCCGGGCGTGTTCGTCCTCGGCGGCGGGGTCTCCGACTCCGGCGCGCTGCTGCTCGACCCGGTCGCCAAGGCGTTCGAGACCTACCTGATCGGCGGGGTGCACCGGCCCCGGGCCGACGTGGTGCTGGCGACCCTGGGCTCGGCGGCGGGCATCGTCGGCGCGGCCGACCTGGCCCGCCAGATCTGACCGGACGCCGGTTCCCGGCCGTACCGCCGCGCTGTCGTTCGTCCCCAACGGCAGGGAGAGCTGCGAACATTGGCGCATGGTCGCCGAAGATCTCCCTGCCCGTGGTCCGCAGCCCGACGGCTCCGAAGTCGTCCGCGTGCTCAGCTACAACATCCGCTCCCTGCGCGACGACCGGACGGCGCTGGCGCGCGTGGTGCGCGCCTGCGCCCCGGACCTGGTGTGCGTGCAGGAGTCCCCGCGCTTCTGGTTCCCGCGCCCGCAGGCGGCCTGGCTGGCCCGCTCCACCGGGCTGTTCCTGCTCTCCGGCGGACGCAGCGCCTCCGGCCCGCTGCTGCTGGGGCGGCTGCGGGCGGCCCCGCTCTCGGTCCACGACATGCTGCTGCCGCGCACCCCGGGGCTGCACCAGCGCGGCTTCGCCACCACCGTGCTGCGGATCGGCCGGGCTGCGCCGTTCTCGCTGACCAGCTGCCACCTCTCGCTCAACGCCGACGAGCGCTTCGCCCAGTGCCGGATGCTGCTGGACCACCTGGAGCAGGTGCGCGCCCGCTCCGGCGCGGCCCACAGCATCGTCGGCGGCGACTTCAACGAGCACCCGGGCGACGCCGGTTGGGAGCTGCTGGACGAGCGGCTGCAGGACGGCTGGGCCACCGCGCCGTGGGGCTCCGAGTACACGTCCGTCCCCGAGCGCCCCTACCAGCGGCTGGACGCGGTCTTCGCCACCCCCGGCGTGACCGTGCTGGCCTGCGGGGTGCCGGACCGGCTGACCGGGGTGCGGGCCGCCGACCTGACCGCCGCCACCGACCACCTGCCGGTGCTGGCCACGCTGCGCATCCCGGCCGCGGGCTGACCTGCGGCGGCCCGGCCTGCGGCGGACCGCTCGGAGGGTCGCCGGGGTCAGACCACCGCGCCGCGGTGCGGGTCCTGGTCGTCATCGTCGTCGTCGGACTTCATCCGGGCCACCAGCGCCGCCGTCCCGCCCAGGAACATGCAGCCGCCGAGCAGCCCGCCCAGGCCCGGCACCTGCCCGGCCAGGTACAGGCCGATCAGGATCAGCCCGCCGACCAGGGCGGCCAGCGCCAGCCGGGTCGGCACCTCGGTGGCGGGCAGCGGGGGCGGCGGCGGGGGCACGAAGTGGTCGTCGTCCGGGTCCTCGGCCGCGCTCCAGGCGCGCGGATCGACCGGCGGCAGGGCCTGGACCACCGGCAGCCGCATGATCGACGGCCGGGGGCGGGGCGCGGGCGCCAGGTCGGCGACGTCCTCGGCCTCCGGCCAGGTCCGGTCCCCGGCCTCGACCGGGTCGTCGTAGCCGGCGATCAGCTGCGCGAACAGCTCGTCGTCGGTGGCCGGGCGCGCCTCGCCCGGCTCCGGCGCGGCGTCCCCGCCGGTGCCGGTGCCCGTCCCCTCTCCCGAGGTGCCGGTGCCGTTC
Proteins encoded in this window:
- a CDS encoding glycosyltransferase family 87 protein, yielding MRRSPSPDPARTPIGSHSETGIESGSRERGGGSGPGTGTGGGRARRWAPLLVWAATRAVVLLAVLDVLPLGSLALTTDVKVIYQGWAQVLQTGTFPLDDMTWQYPPLAAAVMLLPCWLPWSYFTGFLTVVTACDALAALLLARARRRGGSGAGLWLWVLGVPLLGPTVYCRFDLVVTVVAVGGLLASARRPVLGGVLAGVGAMLKVWPVLTVVGTPRGRRTRDAVAAVAVSALALGFVFAVTMNGAFSFLGFQENRGVEVESLGALPFEAARLLGWHGTAAMNYGSVELLGPGVALVGRLMVALSVGAFGWLLLWRARARRWTPATPADAALTALLLFVVTSRVISPQYLVWLVGLAAVCLASPRTTQRPVAWLLLAAGAFTFLEFPLLFSDVMHFRLLGSTALVLRNLLLLAAALVSGRRLWRETVRPDGPPVSAAPREGRLATAR
- a CDS encoding glycosyltransferase family 4 protein, with the protein product MEKTLIVTNDFPPRPGGIQTFVHNMAVRMPADKIVVYASTWRDGREAARFDAEQPFQVVRDRTTMLLPTPRVTRRAAEILRAEGCGSVWFGAAAPLGLAAPALRRAGAGRLLGMTHGHEAAWAQLPGSRQLLRRIGAGTDALTYLGEYTRARIAAAVGPEAAARMRQIPPGVDEKTFHPDSGGAQLRARLGLADRPVVVCVSRLVRRKGQDTLIRALPGVLAKEPDTVLLIVGDGPYRAELEKLAEAVGVAGSVRFTGAVPWAELPAHYGAGDVYAMPCRTRRGGLDVEGLGIVYLEASATGLPVVAGDSGGAPDAVLEGETGYVVPGRDPEALVDRLVTLVQDAPLRARMGARGRAWVEQSWRWDLLAGRLAALL
- a CDS encoding long-chain fatty acid--CoA ligase; protein product: MREFSLPALYEVPSGADLTDLIHRNAERHPDVAVVSGKIDGQWQDFTATEFLAEVRAAAKGLIAAGVGQGDRVALMSRTRYEWTLLDFAIWCAGAITVPVYETSSAEQVEWMLGDSGAVACITELPRHEAVVGSIRERLPALREVWQIEAGALSDLTRLGAEVADEVIEERRAALGPDTIATIVYTSGTTGRPKGCQLTHSNFMSELGNIVARMEALFTTGDSSLLLFLPEAHVLGRIAEIGALMAPIRLGHLPDIKDVVTELANFKPTLILGVPRVFEKVYNSARAKAQSEGKGKIFDRAAEVAIAYSRAQDTGRVPLLLRLQHRVFDALVYGKLRAALGGRATHAISGGAPLGERLGHFFRGVGFTVLEGYGLTETCAATAFNPYDAARIGSVGRPLPSSAIRIADDGEVLLKGPQVFTGYWQNPEATAEALHDGWFSTGDVGSLDDQGYLTITGRKKEIIVTAGGKNVAPAVIEDRIRAYPLIGECMVVGDRRPFIACLITIDPEFFPTWKKLNNKPAGATVAELMDDPDLLAAVQTAIDDGNAAVSHAEAVKKFRILDTVLSEESGHITPSLKLKRAIVLKDFDADVEALYASR
- a CDS encoding metallophosphoesterase, with the translated sequence MRVHVVSDVHGNSEALARAGEGADATLCLGDLILFLDYADHSRGIFPDLFGAQNAGRIVALRNARRFQEAREFSRRLWAALPVDREQATEAAVRRQYAQLFAAFPTPTYATYGNVDIPRLWPEFAREGVTVLDGQVVELGGRTFGFVGGGLPSPMRTPYEVDEETYAAKIAAVGAVDVLCCHIPPAVPELTYDTVARRFERGSEAVLDAIHRNRPGHVLFGHVHQPLAQRMRIGRTECVNVGHFRSTGRPWVLEW
- a CDS encoding SRPBCC family protein encodes the protein MAEHTRSSTTIDAAPAQVMAVIADFAAYPEWTGEVKEVEVLGTDADGRARQVRLLLDAGAIKDEHVLAYTWDGDREVSWTLVKSQMLKSLDGSYTLAATRSGGTEVTYQLAVDVKIPMLGMIKRKAEKVIIDRALAGLKKRVETAGSADPEAAAAGPAATGPAGSEG
- a CDS encoding ArsA family ATPase → MAAAGPSTVLVTGGGGSGRSTLAAATARLAAESGLRTLLLAADDPHRTLDRLLGAELRPEPAELCPGLFAARLDQQAAFRDAAERLLGRAKPLFDLLGVEPLDRDEISALPGAAHLALLDALRTRSAWDAVVVDAPPVAELLAALALPKQLDRYLARLLPDEQRQAARALRPMLAAFAGVPMPADWLFEARAWAAAELAAIRTVVDAPGTTVRLVVDAAAGPQAAAALRSARAGLALHGARVESVTVNRLLPDGEDPFLASLHQAQQRQLAALEREWDVPVHPVAHLGREPQGWADLAALAAPDALRLAPASGQPVAGPAGWPVEDLLGTEERVLVWRIPLPGAERGELDLVRRGDEMLLAVGPYRRTLLLPSALRRCTVAGAALRDGELGVRFAPDPRLWPR
- a CDS encoding DUF5304 family protein codes for the protein MTTADDRNGEDVWARAVAEDAEQQEREQAQARAEQARGAAQAEQAEQPTGPEPTAAQSAEPEPTEAAGPTGEAAGEAAADGRSPAAELFGPELAPLVDEVRRFAAAVGDRVDEAASALGAGEGIRGLQQLAAPLRGKHPEVYGHLIAAGGELLAAYRAAVAASERRWTAGKPSGTEHIDLD
- a CDS encoding ROK family glucokinase, whose product is MGLTIGVDVGGTKIAAGVVDENGAILARTRVPTPADPQWAVGAIADAVKELRAEHQQITAVGVGAPGYIDRGRSTVLMAPNINWENEPLKARIEDLVHLPTVIENDANAAAWGEFRFGAAARHDDMIMITVGTGIGGGIVIDGRMHRGAFGVAGEIGHLNMVPDGLPCGCGSKGCWEQYASGRALRRYGRERAAAEPVLGKRLLELNEGVADTITGSQITQAAEEGDQLSLDVYEELADWLGRGMADLASLFDPGVFVLGGGVSDSGALLLDPVAKAFETYLIGGVHRPRADVVLATLGSAAGIVGAADLARQI
- a CDS encoding endonuclease/exonuclease/phosphatase family protein, with protein sequence MVAEDLPARGPQPDGSEVVRVLSYNIRSLRDDRTALARVVRACAPDLVCVQESPRFWFPRPQAAWLARSTGLFLLSGGRSASGPLLLGRLRAAPLSVHDMLLPRTPGLHQRGFATTVLRIGRAAPFSLTSCHLSLNADERFAQCRMLLDHLEQVRARSGAAHSIVGGDFNEHPGDAGWELLDERLQDGWATAPWGSEYTSVPERPYQRLDAVFATPGVTVLACGVPDRLTGVRAADLTAATDHLPVLATLRIPAAG